A part of Microbacterium terregens genomic DNA contains:
- a CDS encoding alpha/beta fold hydrolase, producing MNFLSPDNLAVENVIINGHRITYGVHGAADPVVLVHGTPSSSYIWRNVVPNLVQAGYRTHVFDLLGYGLSERPWDPEIDTSITANVAVLEGLLDVWGLTTFHLVAHDIGGGVAQRFGVHNSDRLRSLTMIDVVSFDSYPSKRTQQQMAEGLASLAKKPDDEHRAHFTEWLLSTHSNPRNFDPRALEQYIDFISGPIGQPSLFHHQIAHYDSKHTMEI from the coding sequence ATGAACTTCCTCTCTCCAGACAACCTGGCCGTCGAAAACGTGATCATCAACGGTCACCGGATCACCTACGGCGTGCACGGAGCGGCCGACCCGGTTGTGCTTGTGCACGGCACGCCGTCGTCGTCCTACATCTGGCGCAACGTGGTGCCCAATCTCGTACAAGCGGGCTACCGGACACATGTCTTCGACCTGCTGGGATATGGGCTCTCCGAGCGCCCTTGGGATCCGGAGATCGACACGTCGATCACCGCCAACGTCGCCGTTCTCGAGGGTCTGCTCGATGTCTGGGGCCTGACGACCTTCCACCTGGTCGCGCACGACATCGGGGGCGGAGTCGCGCAGCGTTTCGGTGTGCACAATAGCGATCGCCTGCGCAGCCTCACGATGATCGACGTCGTCAGTTTCGACAGCTACCCCTCGAAGCGCACGCAGCAGCAGATGGCCGAGGGGCTGGCGTCCCTCGCGAAGAAGCCTGATGATGAGCATCGCGCGCACTTCACCGAATGGCTGCTGTCGACTCACAGCAACCCCCGCAACTTCGATCCCAGGGCGCTGGAGCAGTACATCGACTTCATTAGCGGTCCGATCGGCCAGCCGAGCCTGTTCCACCACCAGATCGCTCACTACGACTCCAAACACACCATGGAGATCTGA